ATCAGGAACGCGGTCTCCTTGAGTCCGCTCAATCGCACCATGACATCGTCGGCCTCCTGTTCGGAGACGATAAGGACCATGCCGATGCCGTAGTTGAATGTCCGGTACATCTCGATTTCGTCGATGTTGCCTGCCTCGCGCAGAATTTCGAAAATGGCCGGTTTCTTCCAGCTGTTTTTCTCAATCATGGCTCGGCAGTGCTTGGGCAGCACGCGCGGAACATTTTCAACCAGGCCGCCGCCGGTGATGTGCGCCATTCCTTTGATCTGGAAATCGCGCAGCACGTTGAGAATGGTCTTGACATAGATCCTGGTCGGGATGAGCAGTTCCTCGCCGAGTGTGCGCTCCAATCCGTCGACGGCGGAGTCAACGGAGAGGCCCATCCGGTCGAAGAAGACTTTGCGGGCCAGGGAGTAGCCGTTGGAGTGCAGACCGCAGGAACCGATGCCGATCAAGCGGTCGCCGACCGTGACGGAGGAGCCGTCGATAATCTTGCTGTTGTCTACCACGCCGACCGTGAAGCCAGCCAGATCGTATTCGCCATCCGCGTACATGCCGGGCATTTCCGCCGTCTCGCCCCCGATCAGTGCGCAGCCGGCCTGAACACAACCCTCGGAGATCCCCCGTACGATCTCGACAGCCTTTTCCGGTGCGAGCTTGCCGGTGGCCAGATAGTCAAGAAAGAAGAGGGGTTCGGCACCTTGGACGACGATGTCGTTGACACACATCGCAACCAGGTCGATGCCTACCGTGTCGTGCTTGTCGGCAAGAAAGGCGACCTTGAGCTTGGTGCCGACGCCATCGGTAGAAGCGACCAGGGTCGGTTTTTCGTACTTGCCGGCATTTAGAGAAAAAAGTCCGCCGAAACCGCCGATATCGGTCAGGACCTCCGGACGGGTGGTGGCTTTGACCAGGGGCTTGATCATCTGGACAAAACGATTGCCGGCATCGATGTCGACACCGGCATCCTTATAGGTGACTTTATTGTTTTGGCCCAATCCTTTTACTCCTCGTTGGAAAATGGATTGCTATTTAAAACAACAGCCTCTCGCTTGTCAACGGCAAAGTCCCTTTCCCTGCCATTACCGACAATTAGCTCTTTACAGATGCAGGGGCGTGAAATAAGATAAACCACTTCTGGATGGCTGGCAAGCTCCCCTTTTTCATATTTTTCCAGCGGATTTTCAAACTGTCGTGCTGTCGGTATCTTGCGGCGCTGATCGATGTTCTTCCGAGTGCCACGATGGAACCCGTTATTCGTTCTGATTCCGACGCGTTGTTGGCGGAAGCGCACATCCGGCCCATGACGATGAGCGACCTGGAGCAGGTCGTCGCCGTCGAGAGGCTGTGCCATGAACATCCATGGTCTCCGGAGCTTTTTCAGCGGGAGTTGGCGAACCCGATTTCCACGATCGACCTGTTCTGGTTCGGCGAATCGCTGGCTGGGTTCCTCTGCTCCTGGGTGGTAGGTGGTGAACTGGAAATTCTCGATGTCGCCACTGCCCCGGCTTTTCGCCGCCGCGGCGTCGCGGCCGCCTTGATGCGGCATGTCTTCGTACGTGCCCGCCGTCAGGGGATCGAATCGGCTTTTCTGGAGGTTCGTATTGGCAATACCGGAGCAATCGATCTCTATCACAGGTTTGGCTTTTCCGTCGTTGGCAGGCGCTCCCGTTACTATGCCGACGGTGAGGACGCCTTGCTGATGCAACGGCGAGAATGACCGACGTCGTTCATCAGTTGATTTCAAGGAGAGAGAGAAAGACGTATGAAAAACTACAAGACCATGGTCCTGTCCAACCAGGAAATCTCGCCCGGGTATTACCGGATGCGGATTCTGGCGCCGGGCATCGGGGCGACGGCACGGCCGGGACAGTTCATCATGTTTCGGGTGCAGTTGTCCATGCCATCCATGTTGCGGCGCCCTTTCGGTATTTTCCGGACCGGCTTCCTTGCACCCGATTGTGACGGGTTGCCGCCAAGGGAGTATCTGGAGATCCTCTACAAGGTCGTCGGGCAGGGGACCGGCATCATGAGCGAACTGCACGCGGGGGACCGGGTCGAGGTGCTGGCCCCCCTCGGCAAAGGGTTCGATCCCGGCAATCCGGCCGAAGAAAAAATCCTGGTCGGTGGCGGGATCGGGCTCGTTCCTCTCTTCATGCTGGCCAGCGAACTGGTGAAGACCGGCAGCGTCCGTCTGCTGATGGGCGGCCGCACTCGGGACGATATCCTTGCCGTCACCGAGTTCGAGCGTCTCGGCGTCGAGACCTATGTCTCCACCGATGATGGCAGCCTCGGCGAGGAGGGCCTGGTCACCCAGGTTCTGATTCGCAAGCTCGACAAATATCCGCACGCCTCCGTCTATGCCTGTGGGCCTATGCCGATGCTCGAGGCGGTGCAGTTGATCTGCGCTGCCCGCAGCGTGCCCCTGCAGATCTCCCTCGAGGCGCTGATGGCCTGCGGCGTCGGTGCCTGCCTGGGGTGTGTGGTCAAGGGAGCGGGTCACAGCGAGCAGAACCCCCGCTATCTCTGCAGCTGCAAGGAGGGGCCGGTATTTCGGTCCGAACAGCTTGACTGGAGCAGGCTGGGAGAGGAAACCGGATATTGCGAGGGGTGCAAGATATGACGGACTGTCAG
Above is a window of Desulfuromonadales bacterium DNA encoding:
- the purM gene encoding phosphoribosylformylglycinamidine cyclo-ligase, whose translation is MGQNNKVTYKDAGVDIDAGNRFVQMIKPLVKATTRPEVLTDIGGFGGLFSLNAGKYEKPTLVASTDGVGTKLKVAFLADKHDTVGIDLVAMCVNDIVVQGAEPLFFLDYLATGKLAPEKAVEIVRGISEGCVQAGCALIGGETAEMPGMYADGEYDLAGFTVGVVDNSKIIDGSSVTVGDRLIGIGSCGLHSNGYSLARKVFFDRMGLSVDSAVDGLERTLGEELLIPTRIYVKTILNVLRDFQIKGMAHITGGGLVENVPRVLPKHCRAMIEKNSWKKPAIFEILREAGNIDEIEMYRTFNYGIGMVLIVSEQEADDVMVRLSGLKETAFLIGEIAKCADEEEGVLLV
- the rimI gene encoding ribosomal protein S18-alanine N-acetyltransferase, with product MSDLEQVVAVERLCHEHPWSPELFQRELANPISTIDLFWFGESLAGFLCSWVVGGELEILDVATAPAFRRRGVAAALMRHVFVRARRQGIESAFLEVRIGNTGAIDLYHRFGFSVVGRRSRYYADGEDALLMQRRE
- a CDS encoding dihydroorotate dehydrogenase electron transfer subunit: MKNYKTMVLSNQEISPGYYRMRILAPGIGATARPGQFIMFRVQLSMPSMLRRPFGIFRTGFLAPDCDGLPPREYLEILYKVVGQGTGIMSELHAGDRVEVLAPLGKGFDPGNPAEEKILVGGGIGLVPLFMLASELVKTGSVRLLMGGRTRDDILAVTEFERLGVETYVSTDDGSLGEEGLVTQVLIRKLDKYPHASVYACGPMPMLEAVQLICAARSVPLQISLEALMACGVGACLGCVVKGAGHSEQNPRYLCSCKEGPVFRSEQLDWSRLGEETGYCEGCKI